In Apium graveolens cultivar Ventura chromosome 10, ASM990537v1, whole genome shotgun sequence, the following are encoded in one genomic region:
- the LOC141693036 gene encoding uncharacterized protein LOC141693036 isoform X1 yields the protein MDYDFRNKTGPMHRPATSTPATSSGHHPMYGYPSIGQQPTGYSFAPPPPGRHHPTPPSSSPGTGIRVMLKPEYRITPPPQLSPQIGDIPRSNFQFDFDFERKVLAEAEKERPDWSKLVHENPPPRPAEIPPSQQGSTTDHVVRKYITSGLSREAVPLAVANFGDDPIKVREFSNGYTLLREMGFSSNSVAEALLMYDNDTDKAVAHFLNGSS from the exons ATGGACTACGATTTCAGGAACAAAACAGGCCCGATGCACCGGCCGGCGACATCAACTCCAGCGACATCTTCCGGCCATCATCCGATGTACGGTTATCCTAGTATCGGTCAACAACCCACCGGATACTCCTTCGCTCCACCGCCTCCCGGTCGTCATCATCCTACTCCTCCGTCTTCTTCTC CTGGAACGGGTATTAGGGTTATGCTTAAGCCTGAGTATCGTATTACGCCTCCG CCTCAGTTATCCCCACAAATTGGAGACATTCCTCGAAGCAATTTTCAGTTTGACTTCGATTTTGAAAGGAAGGTACTTGCTGAAGCAGAGAAAGAAAGGCCAGATTGGAGTAAGCTTGTTCATGAGAACCCTCCACCTAGACCTGCAGAAATACCACCTTCTCAG CAGGGTTCCACTACAGATCATGTTGTGCGCAAATACATTACATCAGGTCTCAGTAGAGAAGCGGTGCCTCTTGCAGTTGCAAATTTTGGAGATGATCCAATTAAG gttagggaattttctaATGGCTACACACTCTTGCGTGAAATGGGATTCTCATCAAATAGTGTCGCAGAAGCCTTGCTCATGTACGACAATGATACAGACAAGGCCGTGGCACATTTCCTCAACGGTTCATCCTGA
- the LOC141693036 gene encoding uncharacterized protein LOC141693036 isoform X2: MDYDFRNKTGPMHRPATSTPATSSGHHPMYGYPSIGQQPTGYSFAPPPPGRHHPTPPSSSPGTGIRVMLKPEYRITPPPQLSPQIGDIPRSNFQFDFDFERKVLAEAEKERPDWSKLVHENPPPRPAEIPPSQGSTTDHVVRKYITSGLSREAVPLAVANFGDDPIKVREFSNGYTLLREMGFSSNSVAEALLMYDNDTDKAVAHFLNGSS; the protein is encoded by the exons ATGGACTACGATTTCAGGAACAAAACAGGCCCGATGCACCGGCCGGCGACATCAACTCCAGCGACATCTTCCGGCCATCATCCGATGTACGGTTATCCTAGTATCGGTCAACAACCCACCGGATACTCCTTCGCTCCACCGCCTCCCGGTCGTCATCATCCTACTCCTCCGTCTTCTTCTC CTGGAACGGGTATTAGGGTTATGCTTAAGCCTGAGTATCGTATTACGCCTCCG CCTCAGTTATCCCCACAAATTGGAGACATTCCTCGAAGCAATTTTCAGTTTGACTTCGATTTTGAAAGGAAGGTACTTGCTGAAGCAGAGAAAGAAAGGCCAGATTGGAGTAAGCTTGTTCATGAGAACCCTCCACCTAGACCTGCAGAAATACCACCTTCTCAG GGTTCCACTACAGATCATGTTGTGCGCAAATACATTACATCAGGTCTCAGTAGAGAAGCGGTGCCTCTTGCAGTTGCAAATTTTGGAGATGATCCAATTAAG gttagggaattttctaATGGCTACACACTCTTGCGTGAAATGGGATTCTCATCAAATAGTGTCGCAGAAGCCTTGCTCATGTACGACAATGATACAGACAAGGCCGTGGCACATTTCCTCAACGGTTCATCCTGA
- the LOC141693036 gene encoding uncharacterized protein LOC141693036 isoform X3 yields MDYDFRNKTGPMHRPATSTPATSSGHHPMYGYPSIGQQPTGYSFAPPPPGRHHPTPPSSSPGTGIRVMLKPEYRITPPPQLSPQIGDIPRSNFQFDFDFERKVLAEAEKERPDWSKLVHENPPPRPAEIPPSQQGSTTDHVVRKYITSGLSREAVPLAVANFGDDPIKGIF; encoded by the exons ATGGACTACGATTTCAGGAACAAAACAGGCCCGATGCACCGGCCGGCGACATCAACTCCAGCGACATCTTCCGGCCATCATCCGATGTACGGTTATCCTAGTATCGGTCAACAACCCACCGGATACTCCTTCGCTCCACCGCCTCCCGGTCGTCATCATCCTACTCCTCCGTCTTCTTCTC CTGGAACGGGTATTAGGGTTATGCTTAAGCCTGAGTATCGTATTACGCCTCCG CCTCAGTTATCCCCACAAATTGGAGACATTCCTCGAAGCAATTTTCAGTTTGACTTCGATTTTGAAAGGAAGGTACTTGCTGAAGCAGAGAAAGAAAGGCCAGATTGGAGTAAGCTTGTTCATGAGAACCCTCCACCTAGACCTGCAGAAATACCACCTTCTCAG CAGGGTTCCACTACAGATCATGTTGTGCGCAAATACATTACATCAGGTCTCAGTAGAGAAGCGGTGCCTCTTGCAGTTGCAAATTTTGGAGATGATCCAATTAAG ggaattttctaA
- the LOC141693036 gene encoding uncharacterized protein LOC141693036 isoform X4, with the protein MDYDFRNKTGPMHRPATSTPATSSGHHPMYGYPSIGQQPTGYSFAPPPPGRHHPTPPSSSPGTGIRVMLKPEYRITPPPQLSPQIGDIPRSNFQFDFDFERKVLAEAEKERPDWSKLVHENPPPRPAEIPPSQGSTTDHVVRKYITSGLSREAVPLAVANFGDDPIKGIF; encoded by the exons ATGGACTACGATTTCAGGAACAAAACAGGCCCGATGCACCGGCCGGCGACATCAACTCCAGCGACATCTTCCGGCCATCATCCGATGTACGGTTATCCTAGTATCGGTCAACAACCCACCGGATACTCCTTCGCTCCACCGCCTCCCGGTCGTCATCATCCTACTCCTCCGTCTTCTTCTC CTGGAACGGGTATTAGGGTTATGCTTAAGCCTGAGTATCGTATTACGCCTCCG CCTCAGTTATCCCCACAAATTGGAGACATTCCTCGAAGCAATTTTCAGTTTGACTTCGATTTTGAAAGGAAGGTACTTGCTGAAGCAGAGAAAGAAAGGCCAGATTGGAGTAAGCTTGTTCATGAGAACCCTCCACCTAGACCTGCAGAAATACCACCTTCTCAG GGTTCCACTACAGATCATGTTGTGCGCAAATACATTACATCAGGTCTCAGTAGAGAAGCGGTGCCTCTTGCAGTTGCAAATTTTGGAGATGATCCAATTAAG ggaattttctaA
- the LOC141691968 gene encoding uncharacterized protein LOC141691968 translates to MKIVIYNDSQIIVKQTSGEYIAKDPKLAQHQAMVRDILETIPDVTILQINREENAKADELSKIVQNTSDLTSSVYFEELKAPITERSEVLCIGSPGNWMTPYIAYLRDRMLLEDQNKARYLKYKAARFILENGQLYRRTFSAPTLKRVDPDEANYCLWVVHEGICGDHLAAKTLA, encoded by the coding sequence ATGAAAATAGTCATCTACAACGATTCCCAGATTATAGTCAAGCAAACCAGTGGGGAGTATATTGCGAAAGATCCAAAATTGGCACAACATCAAGCAATGGTGAGGGATATCCTGGAAACCATCCCCGATGTCACCATCCTCCAAATTAATAGAGAAGAGAACGCCAAGGCAGATGAGCTATCCAAGATCGTACAAAATACATCGGACCTCACCAGTTCGGTATATTTTGAAGAGCTTAAGGCACCAATCACAGAGCGATCCGAGGTCCTGTGCATCGGCAGCCCGGGCAACTGGATGACTCCCTACATAGCCTACCTAAGGGACAGAATGCTCCTGGAAGACCAGAACAAAGCCAGGTACTTAAAGTACAAGGCCGCTCGATTCATCCTGGAAAATGGTCAGCTATATAGAAGAACTTTTTCAGCACCCACCCTGAAGCGTGTAGATCCAGATGAGGCAAACTATTGTCTCTGGGTAGTTCATGAAGGCATCTGCGGAGATCACTTGGCAGCCAAAACTCTAGCTTAA
- the LOC141693180 gene encoding uncharacterized protein LOC141693180 — translation MDPTPENCAPNVSRNLIGVVDDEHHNLSVAPCKFDVRSKRKWKVPDGPSNHLDASLSLGGYSANELEEGSVDTDLSINLLMSSERRDEKRKKFSATPKALVLGRSEPYLELSLSTCPSESAITTANQGSIQFQYSATQFVDEGTISSRWKLGPRLPPLRSTETTTILSLVPSNGKTGPVIPHLSSNVTDALKNSVASGSGVAPQQRSRKSRVKQCQFSGCTTGSRGVSGFCIKHGGGSRCQEPGCDKGAEGKTMLCKGHGGGRRCHHPECTKSAEGRTDYCISHGGGRRCSHDDCSHAARDSKSGFCIKHGGGKRCMMENCNKSAEGIKGLCISHGGGHRCQYIDCTKGAQGSTKLCKAHGGGKRCTFSGCMKGAEGNTLLCKGHGGGKRCTFEGGCTKSVHSGCLFCVNHGGGKRCAMADCTKSARGKTKFCVRHGGGKRCKNEGGCNKSAQGSTDFCKRHGGGKRCSWAQSGLGGQAVATCDKLAKGKLGLCALHTSQLDNLRPHGGSATGPTLPDLQACLSKKTTRMYACENKHGKEPIQLQKPLSDSYLVEDCGLSQFSLPEGRVHGGSLMAMMLRDSAGVGPSKDGNEVGCSLEPGSSHSLPHEWV, via the coding sequence ATGGACCCAACTCCAGAAAATTGTGCCCCAAATGTTTCTAGAAATTTGATTGGTGTTGTTGATGATGAACATCATAATCTGTCAGTAGCTCCTTGTAAATTTGATGTCAGGTCCAAGAGGAAATGGAAGGTCCCTGATGGGCCATCCAACCACCTGGATGCTTCTTTGTCTCTGGGTGGATACTCTGCAAATGAACTTGAAGAAGGCTCGGTTGATACCGATCTGAGTATTAACCTCCTTATGAGTAGTGAGAGGAGAGATGAGAAAAGGAAAAAGTTCAGTGCGACTCCTAAGGCACTTGTACTGGGAAGGTCAGAGCCATACCTGGAATTAAGTCTGTCAACTTGTCCCTCTGAATCGGCCATCACTACAGCCAATCAAGGATCTATTCAGTTTCAGTATAGTGCAACTCAATTTGTGGATGAAGGGACCATATCATCTAGATGGAAATTAGGGCCTCGTCTTCCTCCATTGCGAAGTACAGAAACGACCACAATTCTCAGCCTTGTTCCTAGCAATGGTAAAACAGGTCCTGTTATTCCACACCTTTCATCTAATGTTACAGATGCCTTAAAGAACTCAGTTGCTTCTGGATCTGGTGTCGCACCTCAGCAACGGTCCCGAAAATCAAGAGTGAAACAATGTCAGTTCAGTGGATGCACAACGGGATCAAGAGGGGTTTCTGGATTTTGTATTAAGCATGGAGGTGGCAGCAGGTGTCAGGAACCCGGATGTGATAAGGGAGCTGAAGGCAAAACGATGTTATGCAAAGGACACGGTGGTGGCCGGCGATGCCATCATCCTGAATGCACAAAAAGTGCCGAAGGTCGTACAGATTACTGCATCAGTCATGGTGGAGGTCGACGGTGCAGTCATGATGATTGCTCTCATGCTGCTAGAGATAGCAAATCTGGCTTTTGTATCAAGCATGGAGGCGGAAAGAGATGCATGATGGAAAATTGCAACAAGAGTGCAGAGGGAATTAAGGGCCTTTGCATCTCTCATGGTGGAGGCCATCGTTGCCAGTATATTGATTGTACTAAAGGGGCTCAAGGGAGCACAAAGTTGTGCAAGGCACACGGTGGAGGGAAAAGGTGTACTTTTTCAGGGTGTATGAAAGGTGCAGAAGGGAATACATTACTCTGCAAAGGTCACGGGGGTGGTAAAAGATGTACTTTTGAAGGCGGATGCACAAAAAGTGTGCACAGTGGTTGCCTATTTTGTGTAAATCATGGTGGTGGAAAGAGATGTGCGATGGCTGATTGCACTAAAAGTGCAAGGGGGAAAACTAAATTTTGTGTTCGCCATGGTGGGGGAAAAAGGTGTAAAAATGAAGGAGGGTGTAATAAAAGTGCACAAGGGAGCACTGATTTTTGCAAGAGACATGGAGGAGGAAAACGGTGTTCCTGGGCGCAGTCAGGGCTTGGTGGTCAGGCTGTTGCTACTTGCGACAAGTTAGCAAAGGGAAAGTTAGGCCTCTGCGCTTTACACACCTCTCAGCTAGATAATTTGCGACCACATGGTGGTAGTGCCACAGGTCCAACATTACCAGACTTGCAAGCTTGTCTCTCTAAAAAGACTACAAGAATGTATGCATGTGAAAACAAACATGGAAAGGAGCCCATCCAATTGCAGAAACCGTTGTCAGATAGTTATTTAGTTGAAGATTGTGGTCTATCACAATTTTCACTTCCAGAAGGTAGGGTGCATGGAGGAAGCCTAATGGCAATGATGCTGAGAGATAGTGCCGGTGTTGGACCAAGCAAAGATGGTAATGAAGTTGGATGCTCTTTGGAGCCTGGTTCATCTCACTCATTGCCACATGAATGGGTTTGA
- the LOC141690118 gene encoding plastidial pyruvate kinase 2, translated as MAQVVATRSIHSSPLTNPSSTPLHSQFHSLKPSNFASKLLIRKTNGNNCVRVSVSINARRSARAEPEVVPVTPADVPKADDEILNLQERADTSVSMWSKPTVKRKTKIVCTIGPSTNTREMIWKLAEAGMNVARMNMSHGDHASHQKVIDLVKEYNAQSKDNVIAIMLDTKGPEVRSGDLPQPVMLSPGQEFTFTIKRGVGTADCVSVNYDDFVNDVDVGDMLLVDGGMMSLVVKSKTEDSVNCEVVDGGELKSRRHLNVRGKSATLPSITEKDWDDIKFGVDNKVDFYAVSFVKDAAVVHELKNYLKSCGADIHVIPKIESADSIPNLHSIIAASDGAMVARGDLGAELPVEEVPLLQEEIIRLCRSMGKAVIVATNMLESMIVHPTPTRAEVSDIAIAVREGADAVMLSGETAHGKFPLKAVKVMHTVSLRTEATITGGETPLSLGQALKNHMSEMFAFHATMMSNTLGTSLVVFTRTGFMAILLSHYRPSGTIFAFTNEKTVQQRLALYQGVSPIYMQFSDDAEETFADALTLLQEQGMVKKGEQIALVQSGRQPIWRYQSTHNIQVRKV; from the exons ATGGCTCAAGTTGTAGCTACCAGATCAATTCACTCATCCCCGCTCACAAACCCTAGCTCTACTCCCCTTCATTCCCAATTCCACAGCCTTAAGCCTTCCAATTTCGCTTCTAAACTTCTCATTCGTAAAACTAATGGAAACAATTGTGTCCGTGTCAGCGTTTCGATTAATGCTAGACGATCTGCTCGTGCTGAGCCCGAGGTTGTTCCCGTCACTCCTGCTGATGTTCCTAAG GCAGATGATGAAATTCTTAATTTACAAGAGCGTGCTGACACATCAGTCAGTATGTGGTCTAAGCCTACAGTTAAGAGAAAGACGAAGATTGTGTGCACAATTGGTCCCTCAACTAACACTCGTGAAATGATCTGGAAGTTGGCCGAGGCTGGGATGAATGTAGCTAGAATGAACATGTCCCATGGGGACCATGCATCTCATCAAAAAGTTattgatttggttaaagaatatAACGCTCAatctaaagacaatgtcattgCAATCATGCTTGACACAAAG GGTCCTGAGGTTAGAAGTGGCGACTTGCCTCAACCTGTCATGTTATCGCCTGGCCAAGAATTTACTTTCACAATCAAAAGAGGAGTTGGCACTGCTGATTGTGTCAGTGTTAACTACGATGATTTTGTGAatgatgttgatgtcggtgacATGCTTCTTGTTGATG GGGGTATGATGTCTTTGGTGGTCAAGTCTAAAACCGAAGACTCAGTTAATTGTGAAGTTGTTGATGGTGGAGAGCTCAAATCAAGACGGCATCTGAATGTCCGAGGGAAAAGTGCTACACTGCCATCCATCACTG AAAAGGACTGGGATGATATCAAGTTTGGAGTGGATAATAAAGTAGATTTCTATGCTGTTTCTTTTGTCAAAGATGCGGCAGTGGTGCATGAACTGAAGAACTATTTGAAAA GCTGTGGCGCAGATATACATGTCATTCCAAAAATTGAAAGTGCCGACTCTATTCCAAATTTGCACTCAATCATTGCAGCATCTGACGGG GCAATGGTTGCAAGAGGTGATCTTGGCGCTGAGCTTCCAGTGGAGGAGGTTCCGTTATTACAG GAAGAGATTATTAGACTCTGTCGTAGCATGGGGAAAGCTGTTATAGTAGCCACAAATATGTTGGAGAGCATGATTGTTCATCCCACTCCGACTCGAGCAGAGGTATCAGACATTGCAATTGCTGTTAGAGAGGGTGCTGACGCAGTGATGCTCTCCGGAGAAACTGCTCACGGAAA ATTTCCTTTGAAAGCTGTCAAAGTCATGCACACAGTTtctttaagaactgaagcaacCATAACTGGTGGGGAAACACCACTTAGTCTCGGCCAAGCTTTGAAG AATCATATGAGTGAAATGTTTGCCTTTCACGCTACAATGATGTCGAACACACTTGGAACCTCACTTGTCGTCTTCACCAGAACGGGCTTCATGGCTATCCTCTTGAGCCACTATCGGCCTTCTGGCACTATATTTGCCTTTACAAATGA GAAAACAGTACAGCAGAGGTTGGCTCTATATCAAGGAGTTTCCCCTATATACATGCAGTTCTCAGATGATGCTGAAGAGACTTTTGCAGATGCATTGACATTGTTACAG GAGCAAGGAATGGTGAAAAAGGGAGAACAAATAGCTCTCGTTCAGAGTGGAAGACAACCTATATGGCGGTACCAATCCACTCACAATATCCAGGTCAGGAAGGTTTAA